GGGGCAGGGCTCGGCCGTGACCTCGAAGCGCAGCAGGTGCCAGCCTCTGAGGGCCGACGCGAGCTTGGACGCCGTGCCCGCCTCGCCCTTCCAGGAGAACTCCGAGCGCCAGGTGCCCGGTGCGGCCGGCTGCCGGATCCAGTCGAGGTTGACGCGCGTGCCGAGCACCCCGGCGACGGCCCACTCGACGTGCGGGCACAGCGCGCGCGGCGCGGAGTGCACGTACAGAACTCCACGTGTCGTCACCGGGACCTCCGGGCAGAGCGGGACAAG
This portion of the Streptomyces canus genome encodes:
- a CDS encoding DUF3145 domain-containing protein; protein product: MTTRGVLYVHSAPRALCPHVEWAVAGVLGTRVNLDWIRQPAAPGTWRSEFSWKGEAGTASKLASALRGWHLLRFEVTAEPCPTAEGERYSCTPELGIFHAVTGIHGDILIPEDRLRAALTRSQRGETDLEAELAKLLGKPWDDELEPFRYAGEGAPVRWLHQVV